A single window of Grus americana isolate bGruAme1 chromosome 6, bGruAme1.mat, whole genome shotgun sequence DNA harbors:
- the NIFK gene encoding LOW QUALITY PROTEIN: MKI67 FHA domain-interacting nucleolar phosphoprotein (The sequence of the model RefSeq protein was modified relative to this genomic sequence to represent the inferred CDS: inserted 1 base in 1 codon) — MAAAAAEAVSAEVAAPVPAASSSFLALEPRLQREVQQKVQRVRNNRAAKEKLTPGVVYVGHLPRGLCEPQIYQYFEQFGTVTRLRLSRSKKTGASKGYGFIEFESDDVAKIVADTMNNYLFSERLLKCQFISPERVHENLFKNSNKIFLKPSQPAVRRYNKIRSLVQKAKMTKRLLRKEKLLRKRLAEKGLDYDFPGFAAQELSIKRKKVKTSKKSKLNISLSSQDPTPVCTPTVLERRKAAQADGDTEDNEITLRLPPASVKNAVQRPKKQXKKKTKPEETGIDLTF, encoded by the exons atggcggcagcggcggctgAGGCCGTGTCGGCGGAGGTGGCTGCGCCCGTGCCCGCGGCGTCGTCGTCGTTCCTGGCCTTGGAGCCGCGGCTGCAGCGCGAGGTCCAGCAGAAGGTGCAGCGGGTCCGCAACAACCGGGCGGCCAAG GAGAAGCTGACGCCGGGCGTGGTGTACGTGGGGCACCTCCCGCGGGGGCTCTGCGAGCCGCAGATCTACCAGTATTTCGAGCAGTTCGGGACGGTGACGCGGCTCCGGCTCTCGAGGAGTAAGAAG ACGGGAGCTAGCAAAGGCTATGGATTTATAGAGTTTGAGTCCGATGATGTGGCTAAGATTGTTGCAGACACAATGAACAACTACCTCTTTTCTGAAAGACTGCTAAAGT GTCAGTTCATATCTCCTGAAAGGGTCCATGAAAACCTCTtcaaaaacagtaacaaaatatttctgaagccTTCACAGCCGGCGGTCAGGCGGTACAATAAGATACGTTCACTTGTTCAGAAGGCAAAGATGACAAAGCGACTGCTGCGAAAGGAGAAGCTTCTGCGGAAGAGGCTGGCTGAAAAGGGACTCGATTATGACTTCCCAGGATTT GCTGCACAGGAGCTTtccataaagagaaaaaaagttaaaacatcCAAGAAGTCAAAACTGAACATTTCTTTGAGCAGCCAG GACCCTACTCCAGTCTGCACTCCAACAGTACTCGAGCGCCGGAAAGCTGCTCAGGCGGATGGTGACACAGAGGACAATGAAATAACTCTCAGACTGCCCCCTGCCAGTGTTAAGAATGCTGTGCAGAGAccaaagaagc caaagaaaaagaccAAACCTGAAGAAACAGGAATAGACTTAACGTTTTGA